Within Eggerthella timonensis, the genomic segment GACGCCTCGCTCGTGGTGCCCGACCCGTCGCTGTCGCTCAACGAGGGCGCCATCGCGCCGTTCAAGACCGGCAACTACTACCCGCAGGTGCTGCGTGCCGTGGCCGCGCACCTCGGCACCGACGCCGACACCCCGTGGGAGGACATGCCGGCGAAGGCGCAGCGGGGCCTGCTGGAGGGCCTGGGCAAGGACAAGGTGCGCGTCGACTACGTCACGGTGGACGGGCGCGAGACGTACTGGTACATCGAGTGGGAGGGCGCGCTGGCCGCGGTGCAGCGCCGCTACCAGGAGGCCCAGAGCGACTCGCAGCGCGAGAAGCTGGCCAGCTACTTCGCCGTCGTTCCGTGCGCAACCTGCGGCGGCAAGCGCCTGAAGCCCGAGATCCTCGCCGTCACGGTGAACGAGCGCTCCATCCACGACGTCACCGAGATGAGCGCGGCCGACTCCCTGTCGTTCTTCGAGGGCCTCGTCTTCCATGGTTCCGAGGAGCACATCGCCGGGCCCATCGTGAAGGAGATCAAGGCGCGCCTCAAGTTCCTCGTGGACGTGGGGCTCGACTACCTCACGCTCGAGCGCGCTACGGCCACGCTGTCGGGCGGCGAGGCGCAGCGCATCCGCCTGGCCACGCAGATCGGCGCGGGCCTCATGGGCGTGCTCTACATCCTCGACGAGCCCTCCATCGGCCTGCACCAGCGCGACAACGAGCGGCTCATCGCCACGCTCGAGCGCCTGCGCGACCTCGGCAACACCGTCATCGTGGTCGAGCACGACGAGGACACCATCCGCAGCGCCGACTTCGTGGTGGACATGGGCCCGGGCGCGGGCGAGCACGGCGGCGAGATCGTGGCCATCGGCACGCCCGACGAGATCGTGAACGCGCAAGGCTCGCTCACGGCCGACTACCTGTCGGGACGCCGCCGCATCGAGGTGCCGGAGAAGCGCCGCAAGCCGCGCCGCGGGTCGCTCAAGCTGACGGGCGCCACCGAGAACAACCTGCACAACGTCACGCTCGAGGTGCCCTTCGGCACGCTCACCGTGGTTACGGGCGTGTCGGGCTCGGGCAAGAGCTCGCTGGTCACCGACACGCTGGCGCCGGCGCTCGCGAACCGCGTGAACCACGCGCACCGTCGCACGGGCGCGTACAAGAAGATCACCGGGCTCGACAAGATCGACAAGGTCATCAACATCGACCAGAGCCCCATCGGCCGCACGCCGCGCTCGAACCCGGCCACCTATATCGGGCTGTGGGACGACATCCGCGCCCTGTTCGCCTCCACGCAGGAGTCGAAGGCGCGCGGCTACTCGCCGGGCCGCTTCTCGTTCAACGTGAACGGCGGCCGCTGCGAGGCATGCAAGGGCGACGGCCAGATCAAGATCGAGATGCACTTCCTGCCCGACATCTACGTGCCGTGCGAGGTGTGCGGCGGCGCGCGCTACAACCGCGAGACGCTGCAGGTGACGTACCGCGGCAAGAACATCGCCGAGGTGCTCGACATGACCGTCGAGGACGCGCTCGCGTTCTTCGAGAACATCCCCGGCATCAAGCGCAAGCTGCAGACGCTGCACGACGTGGGCCTCGGCTACATCCGCCTCGGCCAACCGGCCACGACGCTGTCGGGCGGCGAGGCGCAGCGCGTGAAGCTGTCGAGCGAGCTGCAGCGCCGCCAGACCGGCAAGACGTTCTACATCCTCGACGAGCCCACCACGGGCCTGCATTTCGAGGACGTGCGCCAGCTGCTCGAGGTGCTCGACCGGCTCGTGGACGCCGGCAACACCGTGCTCGTCATCGAGCACAACCTCGACGTCATCAAGTGCGCCGACCGCATCATCGACCTCGGACCCGAGGGCGGCGAGCGCGGCGGCACCATCGTGGCCCAGGGTACGCCCGAGGAAGTCGCCCAGGTGGAAGGCAGCTACACCGGCGCCTTCGTGAAGAAGATGCTGGAGGACGGCCGGCTGTAGAGGTTGCGGTGCCTCGTACGGGGGCCGGAAACATCGCGGCCGGAGCGCCCGGACCCGGGCGCTCCGCCGTGCCATGGGACGCGGCGGGCCGGGAACCGCTGGCCCGCAGGCGCGTCCTACTTTCGGATGTTTCACGTGAAACATTTGTTCCGATTCCCCCTTTGACGCGCAACGCCCGCTCGAGCGCTTTTCCCGGGCGTGCCCAGGTTCCCGCCTCGTCCTGTCCGGCATCCGCCCGCCCCCATTCTCCCAGGTCGCGGAGGCACCGCGGGAAGGGCTCGCGGGAAACGCCCTCGGACGGCACCGTACGAGGGCGTTTTTCCGTCGGAAACCGCCACGGGCCGCGCCCTCGCCCCCTCCTTCTCGGAACCGGCGCCGTGCCAGGGGCCGCCCCGCTCAGCCGTTTCCGGGCCCATGTGGAAAGCGCCTGTTCGGCGCATTCGCCCCGACTGTGCGCTTGAGGCATGATCGCATAGCGTCCGACAGGTTGCGCCTGCCCCGGGCGGACCGCCCCGTATGCATCCGACGGGGCTGCGGATGGCAAGTTTTTACCGGATTCGGATGTTTCGGGCGCGTCGAGAGCGCGCCGGGATGCTCCGTCCCGCATCATGCCTGTTCGCGGAGAACCTCTGTCCCGCCGGAGATGCTCCGCCCGCCCAGGGCGGGCCGCAAGCTTCCGAATCCGGCGATTTCTCGCCATTTCGGCGGCGCGACGATGCACGGGGGTCCCTGCGGGACGACGCGCCCGCCGGGGATGAGGCCGTACCTGGGATTATGTGCCATGCGGGGAATCGGAGCGTCTGTTCCGATTCCCTCTGATGCATGACCGCAGCTGGAAGCTCGGCGCGGCCCCTGCAGGAGGCTTTCCGAGCGGCGCGATCGCCGCCGCCTCGGAGGCGCCGCTGTGCCTCAAACGCCCGCCGAGTCACAAAAAGCAGCGCTGTGAAGGCCGCACGCGGGTTCTGCGGCCGGCCCGGTTCACCCGACCCAGGAAAACGCCTTCGCGTCGTGGCGAGTGGCAGGCGGGAGCGGCCCGAAAGCGGCCCGGAGGGGCTGAAATCCCTTCACAGCGCGTCTTTTTGTGCATCGGGGCGTGAAAGCCCCGCCGTCGGGGAGCGCCCGCGACGGGGCGCGGCGCGGGGCGACGCGGCGAAAGGCGACCTGGGAAAACGCTCGCAATCGGGAAGGCGTGGGCCCGGATCTGCAACAGGCGGGCGAGAACTGCGCAGGGGAGGCGCGCCCGGCGGGCCCGCAGCGCCGCGCGTTCGCCGGGCCGCCCGCTGGTCTTTGCCCGAATCTTACGCAAAACCCCTTTACCGCGCAGTCGGGACGTGCGACAATGCCTCGGCTTTGTTGGTGCGGGTGACGGCGGCGTGCGGGAAGAGGGTTCGATCAAGGTGGCGGAAATGGCAGCGGCGGCGGGGAGCCGCCATGTTGCGCGCGGTGTCGTGTGCGCTCTCGCGGGCGGCATCTGCTGGGGCTTCTCGGGCACGTGCGCCCAGCTGCTCATGAACGAGTACGGCGCTCCCGCCACGTGGATCACCTGCGTGCGCATGGTCATCGCCGCCGTGTTCTTCCTGTTCCTCACCGCGGTGCGCAACTGGCGCGACCTCGTGGCGGTGTTCCGCGACTGGCGCTCGCTCGCGCAGATCGCGGCGTTCGCCATCTTCGGCGTGCTGCTCACCCAGCTCAGCTACTTGAACGCCATCTCCTTCACGAGCGCGGGCGTGGGCACCACCATCGAGCAGGTGGGCCTCGTGCTCATCATGCTGTACGTGTGCCTGCGCGCGAAGCGCCTGCCGCGCCTGCGCGAGGCGGCCGGCCTCGTGTTCGCGCTGGGCGGCATGCTGATCATCGCCACGCAGGGCGAGATCGACCAGCTGGCCATTCCCGCCGAGGGCCTGGCCTGGGGCCTCGTCTCGGCCGTGGCGCTGACCTTCTACACCCTCATGCCGGTTCGCGTGCTGAAGAAGTGGGGCTCCATGCTGGTGACGGGCCTCGCCATGCTGTTCGGTGGCTCGGCCGCCTCGGTGGTGGTGCAGCCCTGGACCATGCCGGTGAACCTGCCGCTTGGCGGCATCGCCGCGCTCGTGGCCATCGTCATCGTGGGCACGCTGGGCGCCTACATGCTGTACCTGCAGGGCGTGAACGACGCGGGCCCCGTGAAGGCGAGCCTTCTGTGCTGCGTCGAGCCCGTGTCGGCCATGATCCTCGCGCTCGTGTGGCTGCGCACGCCGGTGAGCGCCTGGGACCTTGCGGGATGCGCGCTCATCGTGGTCATGATCTTCCTCGTCACCGAGCGCGAGCCGAAGACGGGGCCGGCCGCGGCGGGCGAGGGCGCGCTTTCGGGAGCCTACGACGACGACCCGCCGCTGTTCGCGGGCCGTGCGTCGGTGCTGGGCTACTACACGAGCCGCCCGGCCGTGCGCGAGGACTTCGAGCGCGCTGCTGCGCTGTTGGACGTGGGGCACCGGACGTTCGCGGAGCTCGGCATCGACGAGGGCCGCAGCAAGAAGTACCCCTCGGCGCGCCGTCTCATGCACAGCATCAAGAACTCCACGACGCACGTCATCGAGGACGCCCACGGCCGCATGATCGCCCTGTTCGCTGTATCGTTCTCGCCGGACAAGAACTACGAGCGACCTATCGAGGGCGCATGGCTCACCGATACGTCCGCCCGTCCGCAGCCGTACGCGGAGCTGCACTGGGTGGCGGTCGATTACCCGGCGCGCCGCCGCGGCGTGGGCATGTTCATCCTCGACAAGGCCGACCAGATCGCCCGCGCCGGCGGTCGGTCGAGCATCCGCGCCGACGTCTACGAGCTGAACGAGCCCATGCAGAACCTCCTCGAGAAGCACGGCTACGAGCGCTGCGGCACCCTCGTGATCAAGGACGTGTTCGGTCGCGAGAAGCGTCGCGTGTGCTACGAGCGGCTGTTGCGCTGAGCGCGCTGTATTCGCCTTTTGACGTGGTGTTTTGATCGTCTGCCCAAATCATGGGCAAAACTCTCGCAAAACGTCTTTACCGCGCTGCCCAGACGTGCGACAATGCGCTGATGCAACGTGGCGAACGGCTCGCGAGCGGGGTTCGGGCGCCTCGCCGCGCAGGGTCGATGGGAGGAGGAAGCATGGGTCAGACGGTCGCATCTGCCCCCAAGCAGGACGGCGCCGCCGCCGCTCGGGGGAACCACGTGGTTCGGGGCATCGTCTTCGCGGCGCTCGGCGGCATATGCTGGGGCTTCTCGGGCACGTGCGCCCAGCTCATGACGAGCGGCTTCGGCGTTCCCGTCGCCTGGATCACCTGCGTGCGCCTGCTGCTGGCGGCCGTCATCTTCCTCGTGGTGTGCGCCGTGCGCGAGCCGAGGAACCTGCTGGCCGCCCTGCGCGACGCGCGGTCGCTCGGGCGCATCGCCGCCTTCTCGCTCTTGGGCGTGCTGTTGACCCAGGTGAGCTACCTGTCGGCCATCTCGTACACGAACGCGGGCACCGGCACCGTCCTCGAGCGCACGGGCCTCATCGTCATCATGGCCTACGTGTGCCTGCGCACGAAGCGCCTGCCGCGCGTCCGCGAGGCCATCGGGCTCGTGCTCGCCATCGGCGGCACCGTGCTCATCGCCACGAAGGGCAACCTCGGTTCGCTCGCGATCCCGGCCGAGGGCCTGTTCTGGGGCATCGTCTCGGCGTTCGCGCTGGCGTTCTACACGCTGCTTCCCGGCAAGGTGCTGGAGAAGTGGGGCAGCTTCATCGTGACGGGCCTCGCCATGCTCATCGGCGGCTGCGTGGCCACCGTCGCGGTGCAGCCCTGGTCCATACCCGTCGACGTGTCGCCCGCGCTCGCCGGGGTCATGTTCGCCATGGTGATCGTGGGCACGTTCGCCGCCTACCTGTTCTACCTGCAGGGCATCACCGACGCCGGCCCCGTGCGCGCGGGCCTCGTCGGCTGCGTCGAGCCCGTGTCCGCCACGGTGATCTCGGCCGTATGGCTGGGCACGTCGGTTGGCGTCGTCGACATCGTCGGCTGCGCCATGATCATCGCCATGGTGTTCCTCGTCACCGAGCGCGAGGAGGGCTCGGGCGGCGCCGCGGCCTACGAGGGCGCCGCCTACGACCTGCCCCCGTTCCAAGGACGCGCCACCGAGCTGGGCTACTACAAGGCGCGCCGCGCCACGCGCGACGACTTCGAGCGCGCGAAGGCGCTGCTCGAGGACGGCCATCGGGCGATGGCGGCGCTCGGCATCAAGGAGGGCCTCAAGAAGTACCCCTCCGCGCGGCGCCTCATGCGTTCGATCGACGAGGGCAAGACCTACGTCGTGGTGTCCTCGTCGAGCGATGCCGAGGGCGCGGGCGCCCCGGCCGACGAAGGGCGCGTCATCGGCATGTTCGCGCTCAACCCGCAGGGCGACCCCGCCTACGCGCACATGACGGGCGCGAAGTGGGCCACGGAACCGTCCTCGCCCGACGATCCCGCGTACGCGGCGCTGCATTGGGTGACGGTGGCGGCCGACGCGCGAAGACGCGGCGTGGGCGGCTACATCCTGGGAACGGCCGAGCGCATCGCCAAGGACGCGGGGAAGATCAGCATCTGCTGCGACATCTACGAGGACAACGTCCCCATGCGCGAGCTGCTCCTGTCGTACGGCTACGAGTTCTGCGGCAACGTCGAGATCCACTCCCGCCTCGGCCGCGTCAAGCGCCGCGCCGTGTTCGAACGCGTCTGGTAGCCGCCTCGCTCCCGCGCGCCGCGCGCCCCTCCCGATAATCGAACGGTTAGAGAAGAAAGAGAACCTCCTGTGCAATTTCGCAGAACCTGCGCATGCGACATCGATCGCATCATGACCATCCTCGCCGACGGGCGCGCCTCGCTGGCCGCGCTCGGCATCGACCAGTGGCAGGGCGGCTACCCGCACCGCGCCGTCATCGAGGCCGACGCGGCGCGCGGCGACTCCTACGTGGTGGAGGACGACGGGGTCGTCATCGCCACGGCCATGATCGGCTTCGCGGGCGAGCGCGACTACGACCGCATCGACGAGGGGGCCTGGCTCACCTCGTGCACGTCCGAGAGCCCGTGCTACGGCGTGGTGCACCGCGTCGCCGTGGCGTCGGACGTCAAGAACCGGGGCGCGGCCACCTTCCTGCTGGCCCGCGCCGAGGACCTGGCGCGCGCGAACGGCAGCGCGAGCGTGCGCATCGACACGCATCCCGGCAACGCTCCCATGCGCAGGCTGCTGGCGAAGGCGGGCTACGCGCAGTGCGGCATCATCTACATCGCCCACGCCGAGGAGGGGACACCCGAGCGCGTCGCCTACGAGCGGCTCGTCTAGCCGAGCGCGCGCCGCTTCCTTTCCGCTTCCTGTCGAAATTCTGTCGCTCGCGCAGCGTGGGCGACGTATTCGCGACGCGGGGTATAATACGGGTCACTATGTCGGTTCAATCACGCGAGAAAATAGCATTGGCGGTGTTCGCCGCCTTGATCGTGCTGAGCCTCCTCGGCTTGGGATGGTACCTGATTGCCGGGCACTCGTGGAACGTGGCCGCGTCCAACATCGACGACACCTTCGGCAGCATGGACGGCTACACGGCCATCGTGTACGAGGGCACCGCCATGCCGAAGGCGGCAGGCGAGCGGGAAGCGGGCGGCGCGGGGGCGAGCGGGGCTGCGGGCAAGCAGGCGCCTGGCGCGGCCGATCCTGCGGCCTCCGACGACGATGCGCGGAAGGATCCCGCGTCGAAGGGTGCCGAGCCGCAATCCGACGCCGATGCCGATGCGCGGGAGCTTCCCGAGGGCGATGCCGCGGCCGACGACGCGCCCGGCGCGGACGAGGGCGCCGTGAGCGCGGGCACGGGAACGCTAGCGAACGGCGCGTCCTCGAAGGCCAAGCCGACCGTGACCGTGGACGAGGCCCAGAAGAGCTACGAGGACAAGAAGGCCACCGTGTTCTCCCTCGACACCGTCGACCTCGAGCAGTACGGCGAGGGCACCATCCTCAAGAAGGGCGACCACCGCTTCGGCGTGTTCAGCGTGACCGAGCCCACCACGGTGCGGGCCATCGAGAAGCAGGTGGCGTACTTCGCCAAGCACAAGGTCGACTTCATCGTGGCGATCACGCCCGACAAGGAGTACGTCGAGGACGCCTCGGGCATCGACATCGTCGTGTCAACCCAGGACGAGGACCTGTTCGTGATGGGCGAGACCATCGACGGCACGTTCTACGTGGACGCCCCCGAGGTGGGCAAGGTGGGCACCATCCTCATCTCGCCCAGCAACGTCGTGTCGGCGAAAGTCATCGAAGAGCTGTGATCGTCAGCGCGTCGAGGAGGACCGACATCCCGCGGTTTCATTTCGATTGGCTGCTCAGGCGCTTCGAAGAGGGCTACGCGCTCGTGCGCAACCCGGTGGCGCGCACGCAGGTGAGCCGCGTGAGCCTGGCACCCGACGCGGTGGACTGCATCGCGTTCTGGACGAAGAACCCCGCCGTGCTGCTCGCGCGCAGAGACGAGCTGGAGCGCGCGACGCCGGCGCCCTACTTCGTGCAGTTCACGCTCAACGCCTACGGGGCCGACGTGGAGGCCGGCCTGCCGCGCAAGGCGCAGCTGCTCGACACGTTCCGCACGCTCGCGAAGGCGATCGGCCCGGAGCGCGTCGTGTGGCGCTACAGCCCCATCCTCGTGGGCGGCCCCTACGACATCGCGCACCACCTGCACTGGTTCGAGGAGTTCGCCGCGCGCCTCGAAGGCAGTACGCGCGCCTGCCGCATCAGCTTCCTCGACCTGTACCCGAAGATCGCCGGGCGCATGGCGACGCTCGGGTTCTCGGGCGTGCCGGACGCGGAGAAGGCCTCGCTCGCGCTGCGGCTGGCCGAGCTGGGAGCCGCGCACGGCATCGACGTGGGAGGCTGCGGCGACGGCGCGCTCGACGACGCGGGGCTGGCGCGGGCCGGATGCATCGATGGGGGCCTCGTGGAGCGCATCGCGGGCGTGCGGGCGGGTCGCGCGCCGGGCGCCGGTCGGCGGGGAGCCTGCCGCTGCGCGCCGAGCGTGGACATCGGCACGTACGACACGTGCGCGAACGGCTGCGTGTACTGCTACGCGAATCCCGGCACGGCGGCCGCGGCTCGCGGGGCGGCCGATCCCTGGCGCTTGCGGCGCTACGACCCGGCATCGCCGATGCTCTGCGACGAGCTGGGGCCCGACGACGCCGTGGTGGAGTGCGCCGCGGCGAAGCTGCCCGACGCGCCGCCGCGGCTGTTCTGAGCGGCGGGACCGCTAGCGCAGGTCGCTCACATGCTCGCAGGCGTCGCCGTAGGGCACGTAGCGGTAGGAGGCCTCGACCTCCCGGCCGTTCGCCGGATCGAGCGCGATGAAGTTGTCGAGGGTGAGGGCGTCGGGATCCTCCACGCCCTGGTAGCCCATGAGGCAGATCCAGTGCTCGCCGTAGGGGCCCGCCACGTGGATCACCGTGGGACGGCCGGCGGCGATCTCGTCGTACGCTTCGCGCAGCAGCGCCTCGTCGGAGCCGAGCGAGCGGAACGACGAGTCGCCGCCGCCCCAGCCCGGCCACGTGCAGCAGCCGCAGCCGTAAGAGCCGTGGTCGTTCGCCTGACCGGTGAGGATCGCGTCGCCGTAGGCGCACGCGTAGGCGGGGCAGCAGACGGTGTGGCCGCCTGCCGACTGGTCGCCGATGGCGGCGATGAGGGCGGGATCGTAGTCGAGGCGCTTGTCGCGCAGCTCGGCGGCCTGCTCGGCCGCGCGCTGCGATGCGAGAGCGCGCACCTGCTCGAGGGTCGCGGCGGCCTCGTCGGCGGCGGTCGCCGGGTCGGAGAGGGCCGGGGCGACGAGGCCGCCGCGACCCTCGAGCAGGTGGGCGCACGCGATGCCGAGCGAGATCGCCGCGCCGAACGCGAGCGCGCGATAGGGAAAGCGCGATGCCATGGAGCATCCTTCCTGCGTCCGCGTCTGGTTCGTTTAGGGTGGATGTGCGGCCGCGATGCGGTATGGTAACAAAACGGCAACGCCGCAGCTCGTCCTCGCGCCAATGCTCTGCGAACCGCCACAGGAGGTTCAAAAATCCTCCATGTGGGGGGCTGCGGGCGTAGAAGCGGGCGCGCAGGACGTTCTTCGTTGCAGGTGCAAAGTCCCTTCGTTTTGCGCGCCCGCGTTCGGAAAAACGCCCGAAAATGCAAGGTCCCTTCGTTTTGCGCGCCCGCTTCGCGGAAAACCAGGCCGCCGGCGTCTCCGTGCGACGGGCCCTTCGGAGAAGTCCCAGGTGGAAAAGGTAGTCTGGGCGAATATGCCGTGCGATACGCTTCCGCGCATGTGCATAACTCGTGCACATTGCATTTTCGGGCCGTTTCCCCACGCCGCCGCGCGGCCGCGTGGGCGAAGCGGGTCTGCGACCCGCCCGGCCGGCCCTGGAAGCGCTGTGGGCGAGGATCGTCTCTTCGTCGACAAGAGGGGTACAATGGTCGTCGGACATTCGAGCCTCGTCGAGCCGCGGCGGGGCGAACGCGAGGAGGCAACATGCGAACCATCGACACCGACGTGGTCATCGTAGGGGCGGGACCGGCCGGCATCTTCTGCTCGCTCGCGCTGCTCGAGCGCGGCTTCGCGGGGCGCATCGTCATGGTGGACAAGGGCCTCGCCGTGGAGGACCGCGCCTGCCCGAAGCAGGCGGGCGCGCCGTGCGCGAACTGTGAGCCTTGTCGCATCACGACGGGCTTCTCGGGCGCGGGGGCGTTCTCGGACGGGAAGCTGTCGCTGTCTCCCGACGTGGGCGGCGACCTTCCCGACCTCGTCGGGCGCGAGGCCGAGCAGGCCGCTATCGACGAGGTGGACGGCGTGTACCTGGGCTTCGGCGCCGACGGGCGCGTGGAGGGCGCCGAGCGCAAG encodes:
- a CDS encoding GNAT family N-acetyltransferase → MQFRRTCACDIDRIMTILADGRASLAALGIDQWQGGYPHRAVIEADAARGDSYVVEDDGVVIATAMIGFAGERDYDRIDEGAWLTSCTSESPCYGVVHRVAVASDVKNRGAATFLLARAEDLARANGSASVRIDTHPGNAPMRRLLAKAGYAQCGIIYIAHAEEGTPERVAYERLV
- a CDS encoding alcohol dehydrogenase; protein product: MSVQSREKIALAVFAALIVLSLLGLGWYLIAGHSWNVAASNIDDTFGSMDGYTAIVYEGTAMPKAAGEREAGGAGASGAAGKQAPGAADPAASDDDARKDPASKGAEPQSDADADARELPEGDAAADDAPGADEGAVSAGTGTLANGASSKAKPTVTVDEAQKSYEDKKATVFSLDTVDLEQYGEGTILKKGDHRFGVFSVTEPTTVRAIEKQVAYFAKHKVDFIVAITPDKEYVEDASGIDIVVSTQDEDLFVMGETIDGTFYVDAPEVGKVGTILISPSNVVSAKVIEEL
- the uvrA gene encoding excinuclease ABC subunit UvrA encodes the protein MGQNAIVIKGAREHNLKDIDLTIPRDELVVITGLSGSGKSSLAFDTMYAEGQRRYVESLSSYARMFLGQMSKPDLDSIDGLSPAVSIDQKTTSKNPRSTVGTTTEIYDYLRLLFARVGVPHCPECGRVIKKQTTDQVTDEILALAPDAKAIIMAPVVAGRKGEFTKLFADLQKEGFSRVRIDGEIVKLDGEPRTLNKKIKHFIDVVVDRVQLKGSATSRIAEAVELATKLADGRVLVQVLGDDGQPLGEAGGQSSGAKGGLGEGEHIFSLALACPEHGHSMDELQPRDFSFNAPYGACPDCLGIGSREEVDASLVVPDPSLSLNEGAIAPFKTGNYYPQVLRAVAAHLGTDADTPWEDMPAKAQRGLLEGLGKDKVRVDYVTVDGRETYWYIEWEGALAAVQRRYQEAQSDSQREKLASYFAVVPCATCGGKRLKPEILAVTVNERSIHDVTEMSAADSLSFFEGLVFHGSEEHIAGPIVKEIKARLKFLVDVGLDYLTLERATATLSGGEAQRIRLATQIGAGLMGVLYILDEPSIGLHQRDNERLIATLERLRDLGNTVIVVEHDEDTIRSADFVVDMGPGAGEHGGEIVAIGTPDEIVNAQGSLTADYLSGRRRIEVPEKRRKPRRGSLKLTGATENNLHNVTLEVPFGTLTVVTGVSGSGKSSLVTDTLAPALANRVNHAHRRTGAYKKITGLDKIDKVINIDQSPIGRTPRSNPATYIGLWDDIRALFASTQESKARGYSPGRFSFNVNGGRCEACKGDGQIKIEMHFLPDIYVPCEVCGGARYNRETLQVTYRGKNIAEVLDMTVEDALAFFENIPGIKRKLQTLHDVGLGYIRLGQPATTLSGGEAQRVKLSSELQRRQTGKTFYILDEPTTGLHFEDVRQLLEVLDRLVDAGNTVLVIEHNLDVIKCADRIIDLGPEGGERGGTIVAQGTPEEVAQVEGSYTGAFVKKMLEDGRL
- a CDS encoding GNAT family N-acetyltransferase; the encoded protein is MAAAAGSRHVARGVVCALAGGICWGFSGTCAQLLMNEYGAPATWITCVRMVIAAVFFLFLTAVRNWRDLVAVFRDWRSLAQIAAFAIFGVLLTQLSYLNAISFTSAGVGTTIEQVGLVLIMLYVCLRAKRLPRLREAAGLVFALGGMLIIATQGEIDQLAIPAEGLAWGLVSAVALTFYTLMPVRVLKKWGSMLVTGLAMLFGGSAASVVVQPWTMPVNLPLGGIAALVAIVIVGTLGAYMLYLQGVNDAGPVKASLLCCVEPVSAMILALVWLRTPVSAWDLAGCALIVVMIFLVTEREPKTGPAAAGEGALSGAYDDDPPLFAGRASVLGYYTSRPAVREDFERAAALLDVGHRTFAELGIDEGRSKKYPSARRLMHSIKNSTTHVIEDAHGRMIALFAVSFSPDKNYERPIEGAWLTDTSARPQPYAELHWVAVDYPARRRGVGMFILDKADQIARAGGRSSIRADVYELNEPMQNLLEKHGYERCGTLVIKDVFGREKRRVCYERLLR
- a CDS encoding GNAT family N-acetyltransferase codes for the protein MGQTVASAPKQDGAAAARGNHVVRGIVFAALGGICWGFSGTCAQLMTSGFGVPVAWITCVRLLLAAVIFLVVCAVREPRNLLAALRDARSLGRIAAFSLLGVLLTQVSYLSAISYTNAGTGTVLERTGLIVIMAYVCLRTKRLPRVREAIGLVLAIGGTVLIATKGNLGSLAIPAEGLFWGIVSAFALAFYTLLPGKVLEKWGSFIVTGLAMLIGGCVATVAVQPWSIPVDVSPALAGVMFAMVIVGTFAAYLFYLQGITDAGPVRAGLVGCVEPVSATVISAVWLGTSVGVVDIVGCAMIIAMVFLVTEREEGSGGAAAYEGAAYDLPPFQGRATELGYYKARRATRDDFERAKALLEDGHRAMAALGIKEGLKKYPSARRLMRSIDEGKTYVVVSSSSDAEGAGAPADEGRVIGMFALNPQGDPAYAHMTGAKWATEPSSPDDPAYAALHWVTVAADARRRGVGGYILGTAERIAKDAGKISICCDIYEDNVPMRELLLSYGYEFCGNVEIHSRLGRVKRRAVFERVW
- a CDS encoding DUF1848 domain-containing protein: MIVSASRRTDIPRFHFDWLLRRFEEGYALVRNPVARTQVSRVSLAPDAVDCIAFWTKNPAVLLARRDELERATPAPYFVQFTLNAYGADVEAGLPRKAQLLDTFRTLAKAIGPERVVWRYSPILVGGPYDIAHHLHWFEEFAARLEGSTRACRISFLDLYPKIAGRMATLGFSGVPDAEKASLALRLAELGAAHGIDVGGCGDGALDDAGLARAGCIDGGLVERIAGVRAGRAPGAGRRGACRCAPSVDIGTYDTCANGCVYCYANPGTAAAARGAADPWRLRRYDPASPMLCDELGPDDAVVECAAAKLPDAPPRLF